The Geobacter metallireducens GS-15 region TTGCCCGGCAGCGGATCAACCGGGAGCTCATGCTCGACGGCGTGACCATCGTGGATCCGGCCGCCACCTACATCGACCGGGGGGCTGTCGTGGGGCGCGACACCACGGTCCATCCGGGAGTCCACCTCTCCGGCGAGACCCGGATCGGCGAAGGGTGCACCATCGAACAGGGGGCCGTCATCAAGGGGAGCACCCTCGGCAACGGCTGCGTCGTGGAACCGGGGGCCGTCATCCGGAGCTGCCGCCTCGGGAGCCACGTCATGGTGAAGGCCGGCTCCGTCATGGAGGATGCGATCATCCACGACCACACGGCCATCGGCCCCATGGCGCACCTCAGGCCCGGAACCGAACTCATGGCCCACGTGAAGATCGGCAACTTCGTCGAAACCAAGAAAATCACCATGGGCGAAGGCTCCAAGGCCTCCCACCTCACCTACCTGGGTGACGCCTCCATCGGCAACAACGTCAACGTTGGATGCGGCACCATTACCTGCAACTACGACGGGGTGCGCAAGCACCGCACCGTCATCGAGGACGACGTCTTCGTGGGAAGCGACGTCCAGTTCGTGGCGCCCGTCACCGTCGGGCGGAACTCCCTCATCGCCGCCGGCACCACGGTGACCCGGGATGTCCCCCCCGACTCCCTGGCCATTGCCCGGGCCCCCCAGGTGAACAAGGACGGGTGGAAACTCAAACAGCGGGATCAGTGACCCCTTTTTATCCATTTACTAACGGAGATTGAGACTATGTGCGGAATCGTCGGCTATATCGGCGCCCAGGAGGCGACACCCATCATCCTCGACGGACTCAAGCGCCTTGAGTACCGGGGGTACGACTCCGCCGGGGTCTGCACCCTCGATGCCGGCCGGGCCAAGGTACGGCGGAGCGAAGGGAAGCTCTTCAACCTGGAGCGTCTCGTGGCGGCCCAGCCCCTGCTGGGGCGGATCGGCATCGGCCACACCCGCTGGGCCACCCACGGCAGACCCTCCGAGATCAACGCCCATCCCCACCAGGCGGGCTCCGTCATCGTGGTCCACAACGGCATCATCGAGAACTATCTGGAGTTGCGGGAACGGCTGAGGGGAACCGGCCGGGAGTTCCTGAGCGAAACCGACACGGAGGTGATTTCCCACCTCATCGACGAGAAGTATGGGGCCTGCGGCGACTTCGAGCGCGCCACCCGGCAGGCCCTGGCGGAGCTGCGGGGGGCCTACGCCGTCTGCGTCCTCTGCGAAAAGGAACCGGGGGTCCTCATCGCCGCCAAGCAGGGCTCCCCCATGGTGGTGGGGCTCGGCACCGGCGAGTTCTTCGTGGCCTCGGACATCCCCGCCATCCTCTCCCACACCCGGGAGATGGTCTTTCTCGATGACGGGGAGATGGTCGTCTTCCGCGACGGCACCCCCTCCTTCAGCCGGGTGAGCGGCGAGCCGCTGGAAAAGGCCTCCCGCCACATCGACTGGTCTCCCCTCATGGCCGAGAAGGGGGGATACAAGCACTTCATGCTCAAGGAAATCTTCGAGCAGCCCCGGGCAGTCCGCGACACCATCGCCGGCCGGCTCCGGGAGGAGCAGGGAGATGTCTACCTCGAAGACCTGAAACTCACCGATGAGGAGCTCAGGGGCATTGACCGGATCTGCATCATCGCCTGCGGCACCTCGTGGCACGCGGCCCTGGTGGGAAAGTTCCTCCTGGAAGAACACTGCCGCCTCCCGGTGGAGGTGGACATCGCCTCCGAATTCCGCTACCGCAACCCGGTGGTGAACGACCGGACCCTCATGGTTCTCATCTCCCAGTCGGGAGAGACCGCCGACACCCTGGCCGCCATGCGCGAGGGAAAAGCGCGGGGGGCCAGGAACATCGCCATCTGCAATGTGGTTGACTCCTCCATCGCCCGTGAGGCCGCGGGGGTCGT contains the following coding sequences:
- the glmS gene encoding glutamine--fructose-6-phosphate transaminase (isomerizing), which codes for MCGIVGYIGAQEATPIILDGLKRLEYRGYDSAGVCTLDAGRAKVRRSEGKLFNLERLVAAQPLLGRIGIGHTRWATHGRPSEINAHPHQAGSVIVVHNGIIENYLELRERLRGTGREFLSETDTEVISHLIDEKYGACGDFERATRQALAELRGAYAVCVLCEKEPGVLIAAKQGSPMVVGLGTGEFFVASDIPAILSHTREMVFLDDGEMVVFRDGTPSFSRVSGEPLEKASRHIDWSPLMAEKGGYKHFMLKEIFEQPRAVRDTIAGRLREEQGDVYLEDLKLTDEELRGIDRICIIACGTSWHAALVGKFLLEEHCRLPVEVDIASEFRYRNPVVNDRTLMVLISQSGETADTLAAMREGKARGARNIAICNVVDSSIAREAAGVVYTHAGPEIGVASTKAFVTQLVALYLFTIRLGRALGTLDQAKGRAMIGELVKIPALLEKTLEMNDTVEKVARRYMNARDFLYLGRGVCYPIALEGALKLKEISYIHAEGYPAGEMKHGPIALIDENMPVVVLVPKNSTYEKVLSNMEEVIARGGRVIAICSSGDDGVSQKAEETLEVPSDGEELATILLSVPLQLLAYHVAVLKGTDVDQPRNLAKSVTVE